The following are from one region of the Prevotella communis genome:
- the sufB gene encoding Fe-S cluster assembly protein SufB, translating into MEDNNQKIQNQPEQDNALVRRIAEQKYEFGFTTNVDTEVIPVGLNEDVVRLISAKKGEPEWMLEFRLKAFRYWKEQQEPKWGHVHVPEIDYQSISYYADPMAKSKEKGKVNSEKSATAEIDPELTKTFDKLGIPLEERLALSGNTAVDAIMDSVSVKTTFKEKLREKGVIFCSIGEAIKEHPDLVRQYLGTVVPYKDNFFAALNSAVFSDGSFVYIPKGVRCPMELSSYFRINARNTGQFERTLIIADDDAYVSYLEGCTAPMRDENQLHAAIVEIIVMNRAEVKYSTVQNWYPGDENGKGGVLNLVTKRGDLRGVDSKLSWTQVETGSAITWKYPSCILRGDRSQAEFYSVAVTNNYQEADTGTKMIHLGKDTKSTIISKGISAGHSQNSYRGLVRAAATADNARNYSSCDSLLLGSDCGAHTFPYMDVHNDTAIFEHEATTSKISEAQLFYCNQRGIPTEQAVGLIVNGYAKEVIQKLPMEFAVEAQKLLSVSLEGTVG; encoded by the coding sequence ATGGAAGATAACAATCAGAAGATACAGAATCAGCCCGAGCAGGACAACGCACTGGTGCGCCGTATTGCTGAGCAGAAATACGAATTTGGTTTCACAACAAATGTCGATACCGAGGTGATCCCCGTGGGATTGAACGAGGATGTGGTGCGACTGATTTCTGCGAAGAAAGGTGAGCCGGAATGGATGCTGGAGTTCCGCCTGAAGGCTTTCCGCTACTGGAAAGAGCAGCAGGAGCCTAAGTGGGGCCATGTGCATGTACCTGAGATTGACTATCAGTCCATTTCATATTATGCCGACCCCATGGCTAAGTCGAAGGAAAAGGGAAAAGTGAATAGTGAAAAATCTGCTACCGCTGAAATAGACCCTGAATTGACAAAGACCTTCGATAAACTGGGTATCCCCTTGGAAGAGCGTCTGGCACTGAGCGGCAATACGGCTGTGGATGCCATCATGGACTCTGTGTCCGTGAAGACTACCTTCAAGGAGAAACTGCGCGAAAAGGGCGTTATCTTCTGTTCTATCGGTGAGGCTATCAAGGAGCATCCTGACCTGGTACGTCAGTATCTGGGCACGGTGGTTCCCTATAAGGACAATTTCTTTGCTGCACTCAACTCGGCTGTCTTCAGCGATGGCTCGTTTGTCTATATCCCCAAGGGCGTGCGCTGTCCTATGGAACTGAGTTCCTATTTCCGCATCAACGCCAGGAATACGGGGCAGTTTGAGCGTACGCTGATTATTGCCGACGATGATGCCTACGTATCATACCTCGAGGGCTGTACGGCCCCGATGCGCGATGAGAACCAGTTGCATGCGGCTATCGTGGAGATTATCGTGATGAACCGTGCCGAGGTGAAGTATTCTACCGTGCAGAACTGGTACCCTGGCGACGAGAACGGTAAGGGCGGCGTGCTGAATCTGGTGACGAAACGTGGCGACCTGCGTGGTGTAGATTCCAAACTCTCGTGGACACAGGTAGAGACGGGTTCGGCCATCACTTGGAAATATCCCTCATGCATCCTGCGCGGCGACCGTTCACAGGCTGAGTTCTATAGCGTGGCCGTGACCAACAACTATCAGGAGGCCGATACGGGTACGAAGATGATTCACCTGGGCAAGGATACCAAGTCGACGATTATCTCGAAGGGTATCTCGGCAGGACACTCGCAGAACTCGTACCGCGGACTGGTGCGCGCTGCTGCTACAGCAGATAATGCGCGCAACTACTCGTCGTGCGACTCGCTGTTGTTGGGTTCCGACTGTGGTGCACATACCTTCCCCTATATGGACGTTCACAATGATACGGCTATCTTTGAGCACGAGGCTACGACCTCAAAGATTTCAGAGGCACAACTGTTCTATTGCAACCAGCGTGGCATACCTACCGAGCAGGCTGTCGGACTGATTGTCAACGGCTATGCGAAAGAGGTGATTCAGAAACTGCCGATGGAGTTTGCCGTAGAGGCACAGAAACTGCTCAGCGTATCGCTGGAGGGTACCGTAGGATAG
- a CDS encoding ATP-binding protein encodes MKKTSLILFLLATLSIITTFCSCGEKYVIVANTNQADSLINIAYKNHNYDSLIILADSMQKTGELSDMKACYWRGYAFSRQQKMRLAESNWQRAISLDIQTDEDKEYYAKSANRLAGILLLKGEYEATMKVAIPAMEMMKEAKLDETSDYTYLLVTLGCCQLKLEKPTEAAVNFDQAYLRYSQMTTKDPTASQYTNAIVGVITITDNYLLQKRFTEAFYWVSHLEELLNQYQMLPDAEQTFFDKQKTRLNLYRATALEGLGQHAEAAKAYDKARLTDYARTNEGKLEATTYLMAAKRWEEAAHNFEIFDEQVSKYGIKLSLDIIQHYLLPKYRANVGAQQLDSAVYIGMEICTALDSAIVQTQQDEALELATLYNLQQKETVFVQQKADMARQRMVATIVALALIILFFVLIIFFRHKAAMRLETAYYQLEIANEKTKESSRMKTSFIHQMSHEIRTPLNILSGFAQIISTPDIKLDEETKQDMNRKIMENTVRITELVNKMLEMSEASSKTVIERTENIPATQIAVEAMNAFPIGNKYKIPIDLQQDNSTNDVRIQTNEQAATRALVLLLDNAEKYTREGAIHLKVDVPSDKVVRYTVEDTGIGVPKAEAEHIFEEFVQLDENNEGTGIGLTVARSIANRLGGDVVLDTTYTSGARFIMTLPLNK; translated from the coding sequence ATGAAGAAAACCAGCCTTATCCTTTTCCTGTTGGCAACCTTATCCATCATCACCACGTTTTGTTCCTGTGGTGAGAAATACGTCATCGTCGCCAACACCAACCAGGCCGACAGCCTCATCAACATAGCCTATAAGAATCACAACTACGATAGTCTGATTATCCTGGCTGACAGTATGCAGAAGACTGGCGAGCTGTCTGACATGAAGGCTTGCTACTGGCGCGGCTATGCGTTCTCGCGTCAGCAGAAGATGCGCCTGGCAGAGAGCAACTGGCAACGTGCCATCTCGCTCGACATCCAGACAGACGAGGATAAGGAATACTATGCGAAGTCGGCCAACCGACTGGCAGGCATCCTGCTGCTCAAGGGCGAATATGAGGCCACGATGAAGGTGGCCATCCCTGCCATGGAGATGATGAAGGAGGCAAAACTGGACGAGACTTCCGACTATACCTATCTGCTGGTCACCCTGGGTTGCTGCCAACTGAAACTGGAGAAGCCTACAGAGGCCGCCGTGAATTTCGACCAGGCCTACCTGCGCTATTCCCAAATGACCACCAAAGACCCTACGGCCAGCCAGTATACCAATGCCATAGTGGGTGTTATCACCATTACGGATAATTACCTCCTGCAGAAGCGTTTCACAGAGGCTTTCTATTGGGTTTCACACCTAGAGGAACTGCTCAACCAATACCAGATGTTGCCTGATGCCGAACAGACCTTCTTCGACAAGCAGAAGACGCGCCTGAACCTCTATCGTGCCACCGCCCTGGAGGGACTGGGACAGCATGCCGAGGCAGCAAAGGCCTACGACAAGGCCCGCCTGACCGACTATGCCAGGACCAACGAGGGTAAGTTGGAGGCTACCACCTATCTGATGGCAGCTAAGCGCTGGGAAGAGGCAGCCCATAATTTTGAGATTTTCGACGAGCAGGTCAGCAAATACGGCATCAAGCTCTCGCTCGACATCATCCAGCATTATCTCCTGCCGAAATACAGGGCTAATGTAGGTGCTCAGCAACTCGACTCTGCCGTATACATTGGTATGGAGATCTGTACGGCCCTCGACAGCGCTATCGTACAGACGCAGCAGGACGAGGCCCTGGAACTGGCCACCCTCTATAACCTGCAGCAGAAAGAGACGGTCTTCGTACAGCAGAAGGCTGATATGGCACGCCAGCGCATGGTGGCCACCATCGTAGCCCTCGCCCTGATTATCCTGTTCTTCGTGCTGATTATCTTCTTCCGCCATAAGGCTGCCATGCGACTGGAGACGGCTTACTACCAACTGGAGATAGCCAACGAGAAGACCAAGGAGTCATCGCGCATGAAGACCTCGTTCATCCATCAGATGTCGCACGAGATACGTACGCCGCTGAATATCCTGAGTGGTTTTGCGCAGATTATCTCTACGCCCGATATCAAGCTCGACGAGGAGACCAAGCAGGACATGAACCGTAAGATCATGGAGAATACCGTGCGCATCACCGAACTGGTCAACAAGATGCTGGAGATGAGTGAGGCCAGCAGCAAGACGGTGATAGAGCGTACTGAAAACATCCCTGCCACCCAGATTGCCGTAGAGGCGATGAATGCCTTCCCCATTGGCAATAAATACAAGATTCCCATTGACCTGCAACAGGATAATAGTACTAACGACGTACGTATCCAGACCAACGAGCAGGCTGCTACGCGTGCCTTGGTGCTGCTGCTTGACAATGCCGAGAAATACACCAGGGAGGGTGCCATCCATCTGAAGGTTGACGTGCCTTCAGACAAGGTTGTACGCTATACCGTTGAGGATACTGGCATCGGTGTGCCCAAGGCCGAGGCCGAACATATCTTCGAGGAGTTTGTGCAGCTCGATGAGAACAACGAAGGCACGGGTATCGGTCTTACTGTGGCCCGCAGCATAGCCAACCGTCTGGGTGGCGACGTCGTCCTTGACACCACTTATACCAGCGGTGCCCGTTTCATCATGACATTGCCTTTAAATAAATAA